The Xenopus laevis strain J_2021 chromosome 7S, Xenopus_laevis_v10.1, whole genome shotgun sequence genome includes a window with the following:
- the LOC108697458 gene encoding interferon-induced protein with tetratricopeptide repeats 5-like encodes MSNLSDELLKNLLLKLECHFTWTYFKDETDIDNIEDRLHDQITFLPSIPRHRLHNLLAYTNYLKGGNEEAITQLQKAEEHLQGTQSADLDIKRAVTYSNYAWLYYHSNEFSKAQSYLEKVEAIYKKYESSPEHDILLTEIYGEQAWTLLTFYGKFCERAKECFEKALVLNPDNPELNSGYATVMYRLENQDNRFYAKNNCESLELLKCAVKLNENDSVIKALLALKYLSMDQAEEGEKIMEEALRQTPDSPYLLRYAAKFYRKEGKVDAAITVLKKALNQTPNSCSLHYQIGLCYKDKMLMLITSAKTAKSLNQPTNTFTRDIRDTIFSAIFHFEKTLELKKIFVEAYINLAYIYSKDSQFEKAEAIYQKALNLSNITCEEKQEVHWSYAKFKQYQNRSEYQAIRHYKEVLLIPNTTKIRSFSKNNLEKLAKKKISSGFGLLGFISQQDGDVTQSIDYYEKALELDPNNEDYLSALHGMRISE; translated from the exons ATGAG taaCCTGTCAGATGAATTACTAAAGAACCTTCTGCTTAAACTGGAGTGCCATTTCACATGGACTTATTTCAAAGACGAGACGGATATTGACAATATAGAAGACAGGCTTCATGATCAAATCACATTTTTACCTTCTATACCCAGACATAGGCTCCATAATTTATTGGCCTACACAAATTATTTGAAAGGAGGAAATGAAGAAGCAATTACACAGCTTCAGAAAGCAGAAGAACACCTGCAAGGAACACAGTCTGCTGATCTGGATATCAAAAGAGCTGTGACCTACAGTAATTATGCCTGGCTGTACTACCATTCAAACGAGTTTAGCAAAGCTCAGTCTTATTTAGAAAAAGTAGAAGCCATTTACAAGAAATATGAATCTTCTCCAGAACATGATATTCTTCTTACTGAAATATACGGAGAACAGGCCTGGACTCTGTTAACATTCTATGGGAAGTTCTGTGAAAGAGCTAAAGAGTGTTTTGAGAAAGCGCTAGTGTTAAATCCAGACAATCCTGAGCTCAATTCAGGATATGCCACAGTCATGTATCGCTTAGAAAATCAAGATAACAGATTTTACGCAAAAAACAATTGTGAAAGTTTAGAGTTGCTCAAATGTGCTGTGAAATTGAATGAAAATGATTCTGTGATTAAGGCTCTTCTTGCTTTGAAATATCTATCTATGGATCAAGCTGAGGAAGGAGAAAAGATTATGGAGGAGGCTCTTAGACAAACTCCAGACTCACCATATTTACTTCGATATGCTGCCAAATTTTACAGAAAAGAAGGAAAGGTTGATGCTGCTATTACCGTTCTCAAGAAAGCCCTAAACCAAACTCCCAATTCATGTTCTCTTCACTACCAGATTGGGCTTTGTTACAAAGATAAGATGTTAATGTTAATTACATCTGCTAAGACTGCAAAGTCATTGAATCAGCCTACCAATACCTTTACCAGGGATATACGTGATACCATTTTTTCTGCTATCTTTCATTTCGAAAAAactcttgaattaaaaaaaatatttgttgaagCATATATTAATTTAGCCTATATCTACTCTAAAGACTCTCAGTTTGAAAAAGCTGAGGCTATTTATCAAAAAGCACTAAATCTGAGCAATATAACATGTGAAGAGAAACAAGAGGTTCATTGGAGTTATGCCAAATTTAAGCAATATCAAAATAGATCTGAATATCAAGCCATAAGGCATTACAAGGAAGTATTATTGATACCAAATACAACAAAGATCAGAtctttttccaaaaataatttggaaaagtTGGCTAAAAAGAAAATTAGCAGTGGATTTGGATTGTTAGGATTCATTAGTCAGCAAGATGGAGACGTTACACAATCAATTGATTACTATGAGAAAGCACTGGAACTGGATCCAAATAACGAGGATTATTTGAGTGCATTGCATGGCATGAGAATCAGTGAGTGA
- the LOC108697459 gene encoding interferon-induced protein with tetratricopeptide repeats 5: MSESQDTLKSRLEELKCHFTWGLQEKDFEIKELEERLKIQLVYLNKNLKGRLYNLLAYINHLKNNYTEAIANLQKAEDILQESNVSETDMKYLLTFSNYAWVYYCLNNSERSKLFIDKINTIHTQSKELKDLVQSETYGEEGWALLKCCGQYLGKAKDCFEKALKGNPDDPEWNTEMATVVYRLEGFRGRECTDLKCLSFQLLERAVKLDPKNSVIKVLLALKLQELKKHEDAMKHIKGALELTPDLPYMLRYVAKFYRRAGKFEEAIKLLKKAVNITPTSGFLHYQLGLCYRQMLIHKKKTGRGNYRGPHMQEIRDLTEKAIFNFEMVLEVKRTCLHVHFDLADMYSRSDQHKKAEETYKKATELTTIPEYEQQQAHLHYGTFLEKWKKSENEAVEQYKEGLRIPEQNKHREECETSLRRIANHRVERNPRDASGLALLGFISKENQDKSNAMKWYEKALKSDPSNDEYLSVLFDLKLK, from the exons atgag tGAGTCCCAGGATACACTGAAATCCCGTTTGGAAGAGCTGAAGTGCCACTTTACATGGGGGCTACAGGAAAAGGATTTTGAAATTAAAGAACTGGAAGAAAGACTTAAAATTCAACTGGTATATTTAAACAAGAATCTTAAAGGCAGGTTATATAACCTGTTGGCCTATATAAACCACTTGAAGAATAATTATACAGAGGCTATTGCGAATCTCCAAAAAGCAGAGGATATTCTTCAAGAGTCTAATGTTTCTGAGACCGACATGAAATATCTGCTGACCTTCTCCAATTACGCATGGGTCTATTActgtcttaataacagtgaaAGGTCCAAGCTCTTTATTGACAAGATAAATACTATCCATACACAATCAAAAGAACTTAAAGATCTTGTGCAATCTGAAACCTATGGAGAAGAAGGATGGGCTCTGCTGAAATGTTGTGGCCAATATTTGGGGAAAGCAAAAGACTGTTTTGAAAAGGCTCTGAAAGGGAATCCGGATGATCCTGAATGGAATACTGAAATGGCAACTGTAGTTTATCGTCTGGAGGGATTCCGAGGTAGGGAATGTACCGATTTAAAATGTTTGTCATTCCAGTTATTGGAACGGGCAGTTAAGCTGGACCCAAAGAACTCTGTGATTAAGGTGCTTTTGGCTTTAAAACTACAGGAGTTAAAGAAACACGAAGATGCAATGAAGCATATTAAGGGTGCCTTAGAACTCACACCAGATCTTCCATATATGCTTCGCTATGTTGCCAAATTTTACAGGCGAGCAGGAAAGTTTGAGGAAGCTATTAAACTTCTGAAGAAGGCTGTAAATATAACTCCTACTTCTGGTTTTCTCCATTATCAGCTGGGGCTGTGCTACAGACAAATGCTcatacacaaaaagaaaacaggaagAGGTAATTACAGAGGTCCACATATGCAAGAAATAAGAGATCTAACGGAAAAGGcaatatttaactttgaaatggTGCTGGAAGTGAAAAGAACATGCCTGCATGTACATTTCGATTTAGCGGATATGTACTCCAGATCAGATCAACATAAAAAAGCAGAGGAGACCTATAAAAAGGCCACAGAGCTAACAACCATTCCGGAATATGAACAACAACAAGCCCACTTACATTATGGGACATTTCTGGAGAAATGGAAGAAATCTGAAAATGAAGCTGTAGAACAGTACAAGGAAGGGCTGAGGATTCCTGAGCAGAATAAACACAGGGAAGAGTGTGAGACGTCTCTGAGAAGGATAGCCAATCATAGGGTAGAGAGAAACCCCAGGGATGCTTCAGGGCTCGCTTTGCTTGGGTTCATCAGTAAAGAAAACCAGGATAAATCAAATGCCATGAAATGGTATGAAAAAGCTTTAAAGAGTGATCCATCCAATGATGAATATCTGAGTGTTCTCTTTGATTTGAAGCTAAAATGA